From the genome of Haloarcula taiwanensis:
GGTTGTGGATGTGCATCGGGTGGTCCATGTACCCGTTGTTACATATGTGGATGCGCACCGTATCGCCCTGCTCGACGATGATCGGCGAGCCGTCCTCCGGGTGAAGCGTCCGGGGCGCCGACTTACCGTTGACGGTGAACGTGTCGGGGCGGCGGTTGCGAACATCGTAGCTAGCGTCCATGCCTGCCATCTGTCGGTTCAGCCGGGAGTCCCACTCCTTCAGGGTCATGAAGTACTCCTTGTCGGCCGGCTCGTACCCCTTCGGATCGACGCGGAAGATGCCGTACATCCCCATGTCGATGTGGCGATGGGTCTGGTAGTGGCAGTGATAGAGATGCGTGCCCGGCACGTTCGCGGGGATGGTGTAGGTGTGCTTCTCGCCAGGGTCGATACGAATACCCGTCGTCGTCGGGACGCCGTCGTCTTCCCACTGCTTCTGGACGGCGTGGAAGTGGACTGTGTGCGGGCGCATGCCGTCCGTGTTGTCGAAGGTGACCTCCATGTCCTCGCCCTCCGTCGTCCGGAGAATCGGCCCCGGGACGCTCGGTTCGCCATCGTCAGCTTTGAACGCCCACACCTTCGGCAGTTCGACCGGGCCGCCCATCGACTCACCGGGATGGGCTTCGTGTTTGGCCGGAACGGAGGACAGCGTCACTTCGCCACCCTGTTCGTCGACGTTGACGATTTCCGGCGGCGACGTGGTCGGGAGGTCGCTGTCGGATTGTGCTGGGGTAGTGGTGGTGTCGACTGACTCTTCAGTTGGAACCTCACCCGGAGCGGTACAGCCCGCAAGCGCGACCGTGCCGCCGAGGCCGGAGGCTTTCACGAAGTCGCGACGGGAGATGCCCGATCCGGGTGCGCCGATCTGGTCTTCCATAAGCAATTGGGGGTAAGACACCACAGTATAAACCCCCAAAGCGAGTTCTCAGGCCAACAGAAGCGTTCTCAGTAATTGGGAACGACTGCACGATTACAGATAAGTTCCCCATATATTGCGTGCTGTGTTACGGAAACGTCGACTCTGTCGGGCGGTAGGCGGTTCTAAGTCGGTTACATTAAACGTCTTGGGCGGGCAGTGTCGGGCAAGGATGGTCCGGGACCCCTTCGCTGACGAGGAGACGCCGGAGTTACAGGCGGTCCTCGACGCACTCGACGACGAGGACTGCCGCGCCATTGTCAGCGTTCTGGAGGAACCGTTGACGGCGAGCGAGATATCCGACCGGAGCGGCGTACCGCTATCGACGACCTACCGAAAGCTGGAGCTACTGACGGAGTCCTCGTTGCTGTACGAGGGTGTGGAAGTCAGGTCGGACGGTCAACACGCCAGTCGGTACGCGATTGACTTCGAGGAGGTCGTCATCAGCCTCGACGAGGAACTGTCGCTCACCGTCGACATCTCACATCGCGCTCGGACGCCGGACCAACGGCTCGAAAACCTCTGGTCTGAGGTGCGAAAGGAGACATAACCATGGTACACATCCCAAGTTCACAGGTCGGCATCGTCGTCTCGAAGACACTGATCCTCATTCTTGGTGGACTGATAACGTACTACTCGTATCAGGCGTACAGCCGGACGAAAAGCCCCCAGCACAAGTGGCTCACATACGGGTTCGGCGTGGTGACGCTCGGTGCGTTTGCCGGCGGCGTGCTCGACATCGCCATCGGCAGGTATCTCGGCCAAGAACTGCTTCCGGTAAGCGTCTTCACGTCGAGTTCGCTAACAGCCATCGGTCTGGGCATCATCCTGTACTCGCTGTACGTGCGGTAGCGAGCACGGAGAGCGCCCACCCGGTAACAGATTCGCTTCTTCCGCCTCGATCTCGTCGGAACGGGCCGCTGGTCCGTTTCGCGTCGTGACGGTGGGATTCCCACCGACTGGAAACGCTACGGACGGTATATCTGTACGGACGTGTCAATCAGGAGCATGCTCGGAGCGAACGCAGTGTTGTTAATCGGAATGAAGACAGTCACACTGTTCTGTGGTGTGGTACTGACGACGTTGACCTACCGCGCATACCGTCGCACTCAGGCACCGGCGATGCGGGCGCTCTGTTTCGGCATCGGGTTCGTCACGCTGGGCGCAATACTCGGCGGGAGCCTCCACCAGCTCGTCGGGCTGCCGGTGGCACAGAGCGTCACTGTCGAAGAACTGTTCACCGCTGCTGGATTCTTTATTCTGACGTACTCGCTGTACACCGATCAACCGACCACGACGACCTGAGTCACGAGTCCTCGGCGGGCGTGCGTTCACGGCCGGTCAGGAGTGTCGGCAGCGATTGTGGGCTATGCTCGACGAAGACGGCGACGAGGTTACCCGCGAACAGGACGGTCCCGAAAAACGCGAGTAGCCCGACTGCCAGTGCCGTGCCGTTCGGTGTCTCAAGCCACTGCTGACTCACGAGAAGGGCGTATGCGATAGTCAGTGCAACGCCATCGACCGCCGCGATACGGTGGTCGTACAGGTCATCGACCATCGGCACGTCCTCGAAACCGAGACGGTCGCTGTACCGATGGACCCAGATGATGAACGGGACGACGTGATACAGCGTCCCGAAGACGACAAAGCCGACGCCGCCGACGAGCAATACTGTCGACGGCTGACCGAGCAGCCCGGTGTACGCCAGCGGGTCGGTCCACCACGCGACCGCCGTCAGGCCTGCCCAGAGAAACAGCGACAACGCTGCGACGCTGTAGCGGGTCAGCATCGGTGACCACTCGACTCGCGCACCGATAAGCTGTCGCGCCAGAAGCACTGCCACCACGCCGAGCCCAGCAGCGACCAGTACTGCACCAAGCCGGGCCAGAACGAGCGAGCCGACCAGGCGACCGCCAGCCAAGACAAGGACGCCGACCGGATAACAAGCGGTCTCGACCCGCTGGACCGCCGTGTCAATGCGGCCGGTGTCGGCCTGGGTGAACATCGGGGCGAGCTGGGCCAGCGCGCCCGCGACAGTAGTCAGGACCGCGCCGAACACGGCGAGCGTTCCGTGGGCCAGCAAGAGCCCCTGCCGGCCGATTCCCAAAAGCGGGAGGACGCCGGCGGCGTGGTCCAGCGCCAGCACCAACCCCGCAGCCGTCACGAGGGCGAAAAACACCAGTGCCCAGCCGAAGTGAATCGCCGTGACGTCGGGCTCCGCAGTGAGTAGCGTCCGCCCGACGTTGTAACAGAGGGTCCAGACTCCGACCAGCGCGATTGCGCCAGCAACTGGCAATAGCTCGGGAGTCCCCGTTAGGAAGCCAGCTGCCAGCCCTACGAACCCGACCGCTGCGAGTGGTAACTGCACAGCGGCAAGGCGATGCGAATGAAGTTCGATGCCACACCAGACCGGGACGAACTGCGTCAGTGCGCCCATGATGGTGAGACAGACCCATCCCGCAAGCAGCAGGTGGACCTGTGCGAGGTGGGCGGCCCGACCCTCGACGACGCCGACCGTGACACCGGCGACGAGAAACGCCAGCGCGACGACGAAATGACGCAGCGGAACCGTCATCGGCGGTGCGGCGTCTGCGTCCACGTCGGCAGGTATTCCGCTCATTATCGTCTGATACGGTTCTGTCCCTGCTGGCAGTGTGGCCGAATATGTTCGGGAAAAGGGTCGGCCCGCTTACAACCGAACGAGAACACATGACGCCGAACCACCAGCCAACAGCCCAAACCGCGGCCCTGGTTTCGGAAACCGATGCGCCCGATCACGCACCGACGGAGTGCCTCAATGTGCAGTCGCTGGGGCCGCCAAAGCCGCTCAAGCAAACGCTGGAGTTGCTTGCGGATCTTGACGACGATACCGTGCTCGTCCAGTTCAACGACCGTGCCCCACAGCACCTCTATCCGAAACTCGAAGACAGAGGATACGACTTCGAAAGTGTTGAGACCGAGGACACGACAGTGACGGTCATCTGGCGCAGATGAGTCGGAACACGGAGTCACCTGTCGATGTTGACGAAGCGGTCGCTCGTATCAACAGCCGCGGTGCGAAGATTCAGCAGGAGCAACTCGAACAGACGCTGTCACAGCTCCAGCAGGACGGTGACCTGACGGCTGCCCAGCGGCTGGCGGTGGAACAACTGAGCGAGCGGCTCGTCGAGCGACTGCTCGCTGTCCCCCGTGCAAGTCTTCAGGACGCGGCAAAGAACGCGGACGACGAGCGGATCGAAACGGCGATTTCCCTGTTCGAGTGAGGCGAGCGGTCGTACTCCCCTGGCGACTAGTGCGTCCGCAGAATACGATGTCCGAACGAAGAGACAGCCGACCAGTATGCGCCTACTCCGACGACGCCGCCAGAACGAGCAGTGCCTCGCTGTCCGCCGCTGCGGTGGGGGAGATGTCCTGATCCCCGTCAAACCGGACGACATCACCGGGAGAGAGTGACAGCGTCTCGTCACCGAGCGTCAGGTCCACAGCGCCTGAACGGAGGACGAACACGATGTCCCGACCGGGATGCTTGTGCGCCGGAATCGACTCGCCCGCACCAAGCGTCAACTGGACCGTCTTCGGCTCCCCGTCAAACAACCTCGTCCGGCCGTCTTCACCGCCGTCGAGCGTTGCTCGCTCCGTTTTTGCGGCAGTAGATTCGCTCATTGTTTCGGGAGGTCCGCGACGTACTTTTCTGGACCGTCCTGCTCACACTGGTAGTTCGCCGCGTCGAACGCCTCGACCTCGGCTTGCATTTCGTAGAACAGTGGCTTCGGTTCGTGGTCGTTGATGATCCGAAGCGTCTCCCCGGACGACAGCGCCTCAAAGGAGTCGTGTATCTTCGAGTGTCGCTCGGGCGGCGGCGTCTCACGCAGGTCGAGTGTGGTTGCTGGCATCACCTGCGTGTTCGCCGGGAGTCGGGGAGGGGGTTGCCCCGAACACGTTCGGGAGTAGGCCCTGATGTGTGCCACCCGTTCACTCTACTATGAGCCTTCTCTCCGGCCTCCGCGGCGGCTCAGACGTCGGGTTTGACAGCTACGGAACCTTCGTTCTCGAACACAACCCCGACCCCGGCCCGTTTCTGTCTGAGACAGCGGTACTGACCGGTGCCGACCACGCTGCCTTCCACCGCCTCACGATGGACCTGTTCGACGAGCGTGGCGTGTACGACATGACCTTCGGGTACAACCTCGCACGGCTGAACCTCGACCATCGGCACCCGGACGCGGGCTTCCGCTACGGCCGTGAACCCGACGGCGGCAGTGTTCTCAGAGCGGAGTTCACGCCGACGACCGAGTTCTGCCCCCAGAGCGACACGCTGACTGTCGGCGCGTTCCGCGCCTGGAATGGGCTCTCGGACCGCCACGAGTACGATCTTGTCCGCGTTCGCGTAAGCCCGGATCACCACCAGAGTACGAGTATCAACGACAAACTCCAGCAACTCGAGACACGGTACCGACACACCGGTGAACTCCAAGCCGACGATGAAGGCGAAGCGTCCGACGAGAGCGTCCCGTTCTGACAGCCGACAGCCCGCAGCGTAGCGTGCTCAGTGACCTCGTGAAGCATACCCGCTGGCAGTCGGTCCGGGCAACCACACTGGCAGAATACTGCGGGGAGAACCAACCTTTTGTGACGGCTGAAAACATGGAAACCATTATACGGTCTGCTGGGGGACATATCGTAAGCCGAGTCGACTGGGGTGAGATATCGGTGGCCTGGTGGGACCGTGGAGGGGTCTCTCTACGAAAAGGGTAACAGCGTGCCAAAAAATGATAGTATTGCACTTCCACCGCGATGCCAAAGCCAGCCGGGGGCGAAACTGACATGAGTAGCGGCATCGTCCGAGATGCGGACGGGACCTACAACAAGCGGCTTCTGGGACTCGTCCTTCTCGTTTTACTCGCCGCCATCGGCGCTGGTGTCGGAACTCTCGGTCTCACCGACACTAACGACCCGGCTCCCAACCAGCCCGCCGTTGAGACGCCGCCTACTCCGACAGAGTCACCCTCGGCAGAGACACCGGCCGGAACCGACTCTACGCCGACCGAGAGCGGCGGCAGTGGCTCGCCGCCACCGAGTGCGCTCCTGACTGAAACCCCGACACCGGCTACCGACGAGTCGAACGGGACACCCACCAGCAACACGACGGTTGCGTAGCCCGGTCCCGCTGGGACGTCTCACTTGCTAGCGTCGCTACTTCGAAGGGGTGCGCCTGTGGGAGTTTTCAAGAAAACAGGAGCGTGAGATTGAAGCCGGTCACGACGAGGCCAAGCACTGTCAGGAGCACCGGCGGGCCGTAGTAGAGCAGTGGGTCTTCCTCCAGCACGCCGCCCCAGATGCTCAAGCCGAGACAACAGTAGATAACAAGCAGTTTGAGTCCGAGGAAGCCACCGCCGCCGAACGACTGGATCGCCCACCGAATCGCGGGATTCGCCTCGGTGAACGTCGGGACGAAATAGACGATGGCGATGGTAGTAACCACGTCGCCGACGCCGTAGGTCGCCAGCGCCACCGCCCACACGCTGGAGAACGACCGGACAGAGAAGGAACTCCCCTCCAGCGTCAGCCAGTCGCTATCCGCAGACCCCATCCTGTACCGGGGTACGTCTAGCGGCCATATATACTGCGAGGGCCAGTTATCTGATTTGAAAAAGGAGTTCCGTGTGGTTCCTGCAGAATACCGGCATAGGACCTCATTATGACTGCGCTACGTCTTCATCTTCACTTCCTGAAAACCATAGTCGAGGGCAGTGGAAGTTCGTAGTCAGACATGCGTTTCAGCTATTGGCTGCGGGTCGTTGAACAGGTCACTCACCTCGCGTGGGACGTGTGCTCCCGACGCTGTTGTACGTTCGTGTGCTGCCGGCGCGGGTGCATGGAAAGGGACTTATCTTGTGGGCGGCCACGACGAGGTAATGAGCCTGTCCGACGCGGACCACGAACTCGTGGTCGAGGAGATCGGTCGGGAGCCGACACGGGCGGAGGCCGCTCTCTTCGAGAACCTCTGGAGCGAACACTGCGCGTATCGCTCCTCTCGCCCCCTGCTGTCGGCGTTCGACTCCGAGGGCGAGCAGGTCGTCATCGGCCCCGGCGACGACGCAGCCGTCGTCTCCCTGCCGTCCCACGGTGACGGCGAGGAGATGTACATCACGATGGGCGTCGAGTCCCACAACCACCCGTCCTACGTCGACCCCTTCGACGGGGCGGCGACGGGCGTTGGCGGTATCGTCCGCGATACACTGTCGATGGGCGCGTATCCCATCGCGCTGGCCGACTGCCTGTACTTCGGCGACTTCGACCGAGAGCACTCCCGCTATCTCTTCGAGGGCGTCGTCGAGGGTATCTCCCACTACGGGAACTGTATCGGCGTCCCGACCGTCACCGGCAGCGTCGCCTTCCACGACGACTACGAGGGGAACCCGCTCGTGAACGTTTCCTGTATCGGCCTGCTGGAACCCGAGCGGACCATCACCGCCGAGGCACAGGAGCCGGGCAACAAGCTCGTCCTCGTCGGCAACGCGACGGGCCGGGACGGCCTCGGCGGCGCGTCATTCGCCAGCGAGGACCTCGCCGAGGACGCCGAAACGGAGGACCGGCCGGCTGTGCAGGTCGGCGACCCGTACTCGGAGAAACTG
Proteins encoded in this window:
- a CDS encoding transcriptional regulator; translation: MVRDPFADEETPELQAVLDALDDEDCRAIVSVLEEPLTASEISDRSGVPLSTTYRKLELLTESSLLYEGVEVRSDGQHASRYAIDFEEVVISLDEELSLTVDISHRARTPDQRLENLWSEVRKET
- a CDS encoding glutamyl-tRNA reductase codes for the protein MSRNTESPVDVDEAVARINSRGAKIQQEQLEQTLSQLQQDGDLTAAQRLAVEQLSERLVERLLAVPRASLQDAAKNADDERIETAISLFE
- a CDS encoding cupin; this translates as MSESTAAKTERATLDGGEDGRTRLFDGEPKTVQLTLGAGESIPAHKHPGRDIVFVLRSGAVDLTLGDETLSLSPGDVVRFDGDQDISPTAAADSEALLVLAASSE